Part of the Thunnus albacares chromosome 11, fThuAlb1.1, whole genome shotgun sequence genome, aGATAACATccatagtgttaatgacttgaaaatgtttcagagacttaagctctactattgaactgtgtgCTGTGAACGAAACTTGGCATGTTCGTTCAAGACTtagtgctggatgtctcaggcacatttagaaatatataaaaatacctcataaacaacgttGCTTCTGCGTCTTCTTCTGTACATGGATTCAAcgagcagaaatacagacaaCGCCATTCTACCATTGtaacccacattgtggtcagagatgggattacattcatagtgataagaactatcatagagaatgaattgaaaaagtttggAGAGTTAAGCTCTATTCTCGTTCCTCACATGCGAGAACTTTGTATTTATGCTCAAGACAtactgcaggatgtctcaggcatgttttgaacgggcactacAGTTCAGctgatcaacttcagctcaactcaaaattgtagtctccaAACATTCTGTGTGTGAGGTATTTAGGGAGCATCGGTAAATTGCagcgtctactgatagcctgcgtGTGAagcgtttagggaacatgggtaaattatAGTGTCTTGCAGGCGTTTCGGGAACATCGATAAATTGTAGAGTCTACTGATAGTCTGCGTCTCAGGCGTTAAGGGGAGGGGCACAActctctctaggtattgagaaatcAGCCCGTTCCGACAaggcacgttttgaacaggcactgcagtagtttgtttaaaaagagAATGTCTAAAATGAGCAAATTGAAACGGCACATAAAAACAGGGGGATGGAAGTACCacctgaaatgaatgaatggctGATTTTTCATGCAACACTGTTGTCTGTTTAAACATTAAGTGACATGAAAAAAGGCAGAAGTAGgacaaaagaaaggaaacaagcACAGAGAACAACAAAGATAGgaggcaggagagagagaggcaatgAGAGAGGGAAAGTTGCAAAAGTCAGAGGGAAAGTGATGAGATAATGAAGGTTTGATGTgtagagagcaggaggagggacATTGCAGTCCAACAGAGACtaagagagaggggggtggggtgaGTGAAGAGATGAAGTAGTTGTTTAACTCAGAGTTCTGGTCAGAAAGCTGCCAGAGCTGCAGCTCTCTCATGATCTCTGATGATGGAGGTCCAGGATGGAGCAGAGCTCTGCTTTCCACAACtcctcaacacttcctgcagggGGCCAATGTCTTCTGGGTTCCAAACTGTGTTTCTGATGATTCTGctgtcctccttctctctgctcacTGTGGCTCCCAACCTGCTCGTCATCATCTCAGTCTCCCACTTCAGGCAGAGATACGATTATCTGCAGATCCTACATTTTTAAAACGTATTAATATATACAGTTAGATTTAAAAGAAGAGTTGTGTTTGAGCTACTACTAAGTAATGTTGCACCTTGGAACATTAGACTAATATTGTGCCTTACTGCCAATGTTTTTGCAACACTGGAGACAGTGGTTCATGTCCTGTCTCCCCCCAATAATCAATGTATGTCAACCATAACCAAGTAGTTTTGATTGTCTACACTTAACCATGTGTTAACTATAGATGTGGCAGGTCAGAAAACACTCATAGTTTTTTGGAATAGTTGTTTGAGTTGTTTTATCATTTAGATATAAAGACTTGTTGGTTTAATGATgcatttctctttatttccagGCAGCTCCACACACCCACCaacctcctccttttctctctggcTGTATCAGACTTTCTCGTGGGCCTCGTGGTGATGCCGGGAGCAGTTATCCAACAAACATCCTGCTGGTTTCTTGgtgatttcatgtgttttctgtgtcattATATATCCTTCATCATTACCTCTTCCTCGGTAGGAAACATGGTGCTCGTATCAGTTGACCGCTATGTAGCTATTTGTGACCCTCTGCATTACACCACCAGAATCACTGTGAGAAGAGTTAAACTctatgtttgtctgtgttggtTCTTTTCTGCTCTCTTCAGCATTGTCTTTACAAAGGACGAAGTGACTCAACCAGGTAAGCATAATTCCTGtcagggagagtgtgtgtttgtcattgacTATATTTCAGGACTTGTTGACTTTGTTCTGAGCTTTATTGTTCCAGTTACTCTCATCATAATCCTGTATATGAGAGTGTTTGTGGTAGCTGTGTCTCAGGCTCGTGCGATGCGCTCTCACATTGCAGCTGTGACACTCCAGGTTTCACTGACTCTAACATCAAAGAAATCTGAGTTGAAAGCAGCCAGGACTCTTGGTATTCTTGTAGTTGTGTTTCTAATATGTTTATGCCCATACTATTGGGTTTCTCTTGCAGGGTACATTTCACCCAATACTTCAGCTGAATTatttgtgctctctctcttgcaTTTTAACTCCTGCCTGAACCCTGTGATATATGCCTTGTTCTACCCCTGGTTTAGAAAAGCTAGTAAATTCATTGTGACTCTTCAGATACTGCAGCCTGGCTCCTGTGATGCCAACATACTGTAGAAAGGATGTGGAGTGACTGAGATGAGATCTGCTCTACAAAGACTTTAACTGAATTCAAAAATTTGTGAAAatcctttcttctccttctgtacATATGAACAGTACATGACAAAACTGCGCATCACTTTACTAATTGTCAGTTTTATGAAGGAATTACAatctgttgtatgttttttctctctgctgccattttcattttataagaCAGAAGAGGGCTGATGCTACAGTTGGAGACAAACCACAAAATGAGCagttttagaaataaaaaactaaacaatgGCATTATAATTCCTATCACTGTATCCCACAAATGTGACAGGAGAGGTGGGTCCAGCACTTAGGGGGAGAAAATGGAACAGTATACATGAGCAAAATGACTGCTGTGGAAATAGACATGCTGCATTTTTCAATCCACTTGACAGTTTGTTCTGTACCAAAAAAGTATTGCATAACCTCACACTAAAGCTGAAATACAGGCAAAAGAGTTACCACATTGATGAAATGTCTGTTTACATTAACAACAATATTTGTTTAAACACATCTGTAAACTCAATCAATCACAACCTTTTGAGTATCAGGTTTTAGAATTATAATCTACATCCTGGAAACTGACCCAGTTCAAACATGCAGAAACCTAAATAATCAGCTCATTTCTTGCTATTGCATCTTCTGTGATCACAGATGCTGTTTTGGCCTCACACAGAATATTCATGCCACAGATCAGAGAGCagtcatgaaaaaatatttagtaTTACAGATTAAAGCTTCTTGTTTGAAACTAACAAAATGCCTTTGAGACATTATAGAGGAAAAATCATTGATGGTCTGTATTGTTCAGCACACAGGCAGTATATCAGCATGTACAAGATGTGTGGAGGCAAGTGACTGTGTACGAGAGCTGCTATGAGTATTGGCAGTCGAGTCAAGTTTGAGTGAAGTTAACAGGTTTTTAGcagtgttgccaactattttcagtgggaaATAGCTAAAGCCTGCAGGAAAAGTTGCTAGATGTTGCTAGATGACTTCACATGCTGATTTGCATATATATGATGTCATGGCGTAATTAAATACAtacaagatttttaaaatttttaagaaaatgaagttaaattaagttaaattaagcTTTTCAAGCAGCTCTTCAATGTACATCTGAATCTACctctaattaaagctgcaagcagcgttggtgGGATCTCCCACTCTGGCCCTttgggatcagatcattttgctttttaaaaatgatggatatttcttacaagtgtggtgtgcttttattttgaatgtttgattgacaggatgagaattttctgcagggtgagacatgtctgtcttgctcacatctgtgtcatcaaaatcatgcaagttttgggcccattcacttgaatttcaattagtaaattgaaaactcttgatgattttgtgtgtaaaacaaatgaatttcctaattttcatcaagtctaaagacttttaacccacatgacctggtcaaagcttgattgacatgtgtactgtcaggtgtgtagagacaataagtaactgcagctggacacagaaaaatactcatacatttgaatggagagtgtgagcaaacccacacctttttgaacatttactgcttccacatagttttagatacatacAGTTGTGATCAAAATAATAGCAGTCCCACATCACTAGCAAGAtaaatcactgtttttgttAGAATTTCAACTTCTACACTGCAAGTAAGTTTCTAGAAGGTTTAGTAAAGGTATAGAAAACCAACAGACCCAACAGGCGTGACGTGCATGCTGCTGATTCTGTGAAACTGAATCATTTACTGAAAGGGGCGTGTtcaaaaaaacagcagtgctGAGTTCAATTAGTGAGGTCATTgattatgtgaaaaaaataggTTTTAAACAGGTGGCCCTTATTTAAGGATCAAGGCAACTGATGCTGTATATACTGGCTGTGCATTTGTCCTTGATAAACAGAGTAAAATGGGTCGTTCAAGACAGTGTTCAGAAGAAGAGCGTTCTTTGattaagaaattaataaaagaggagaaaaccTATGAAGAAGTgcagaaaatgataaaatgatatcAAATGCTTTAAAATGGCAGCCAAAACcagaaaggaggaagaaaaagaaaaacgacTATTCGAATGGATCAGAGAATAACCAAAATGGCAAAGGCTCAGCCAATGATCAGCTCTAGGAGGATCGAAGAAGATCTAAGATTGCTTGTGAGTACTGTAACAATCAGACGACGTCTATGTGAAGCCAAGCTACCAGCAAGAAGCCCCCGCAAAGTcccattgttaaaaaaaaatacatgtgctGAAGCGGTTACAATTTGCCAAAGAACACATTGACTGGCCTAAAAAGAAATGGCGTAATATTTTGTGGACTGATGAGAGTGAGATTGTTCTTTTTGGGTCTAAGGGCCACAGACAGTTTGTCAGACGTCCTGCAAACACTGAATTCAAGCCACAGTGCACAGTGAAGACGGTGAAGCATGGTGGTGCAAGCATCATGATATGGGGATGTTTCTCATACTATGGTGTTGGTCCTATTTATCGCATACCAGGGATCATGGATCAGTTTGAGTAGATCAGAATACTGGAAGAAGACATGTTGCCGTATGCTGAAGAGGGTGTTTCAACaagacaatgaccccaaacacatcAGCAAGCGAGCAAAATCATGGTTCCAGACAAACAGAATTCAAGTAATGGAGTGGCCAGCACAATCCCCGGACCTTAATCCCATAGAAAACTTGTGGGCTGACATAAAATATGCTGTTCATGAGGCAAAACCAAGAAATGCAGAGGAATTGTGGAACGTAGTACAATTGTCCTGGGCTGCAATACCTGTTGACCGGTGCCAGAAGTTGGTCGACTCCATGTACCACAGATGTGAAGCAGTTATCAGAAACCGTGGTTATGCAACTAAATATTAGTTTATGATTCTAAGGAAAGTTGAATCTTCAAGCATTTCTTagtttatacagtacatttttgagTTTGTAAGGAAAGAAATCAACACTGCTATTTTTTTGAACATTATATTTGactttctgtaaaatattaTCAAATTCAATGACTTTTTCCAATTTTCTTGCTTTGAAATAGAATGTGCAGTGTCCCCAATGCATTtgtgttcattaaaatacaatttatttgaAGCATTTTGAGGTTTACTCACCTTTTTAAACACACTGCTATTATTACGAACATAACTttacttcatttgaactttaaatgagccatgagactttgacctacaaatcttgaatttacatgttttttctatcttttattgtttttgagatattagagtgtgagttttaaagtcttttcttgctcctcctgggattttataatgagtgtgtattgcggaatgttccacagcactgagggagtgacatcaccaggagcagttggagaggagaattgTAGGGTACGctttttgtgaaatctcctcataaatctcattactttggccaaatcttacatcaaaaatcatattttttagtaggaaattttgtggcgaatccattgatacaggtttgaagGTAGTCaaacttatagtttagatgtcagaagcctctgtttgacacaaagttcatgcccatagattgcctccccattgttttacattgtaaggtgtgatgtggcactgcaacttcGAGTTATAACAAAGTTTTTAACTACTCGAACGTAAGAAGGAACTGCTCGTTGTGATGGACCCACAGAGCATTATCATGTAACAGTCAACAATTTCCATATGTTTCTAGTCACGCTGTGTGGCTCTCGGGAAGGCACTGGTGAAAAAGCTCCAGAAACACATCAGAGAGCACAAAATAACTATTGAGTTTTTGGAAAAACAATTTGCTTGCAGTGGCATTCTAAAGCTGCATTATGATTGTCTTTGCACAGTGCATATATTGGATCCATCCCAGAACAAGACCAGCCACTGCTAAGTCCCCTTATTCCAAATATTAAGGGCGTTATCTTTGACAGTGAGCTACACTAAActaaagacacaaaaatattttaccaaCTCAGGAATTTTTTCGAGATCCAGGCAATGTTGTGTTTTAgcaataccaaaaaaaaaaaaaaaatctgcacttTAAATCTTCACACCTGGACTATAGTAACGCTTATAGTAACGATTTACCTGCCTTAATACTGGAGCTGTAGCTCAGCTTCAGACTGTGCATAAGTCTGCAGCCAAATGCACTTCTCACATCACCCCAGTATTAGCCTCTTTGCACTGGTTACCAGTTTCCTTTAGAATccattttaaaatcctactCATTACTTAAAAGGTTTACATGGCCAGGTACCTGACTACATCAGTGAACACCTTCACTCCTCTCTGTTCAAAAAGGCCTCTTAGATCTGCTGGGTGAGACCTGTTAGTTGTTCCAGAGTCCAGGTTAAGGTCAAAGGGTGATCAAACTTTAATTGTACAGGCTCATCGGCTTTGGAATAGTCTTCCAGTTCGTGTTCAGTCTGCTGACACtgtcactttttaaaactgtcttCAAATACGTTTTTATAAAATCACCTTCTTGTGTGACAACTAGACTTGTTTACATAACAGCTTTGTTGTGTAACTGAcagattttgtgtttattttgatggttttatttgtgtgattGTATTTTCTGCATTGGAAAGTACTTTGTGCTCCTAGCTTGAAAGTACTATACAAATAGTAGCAGTAGTATAAAGTATGTATACTATCTGCAAAAAACAGCATACTATAAAGattagtatatactgtatacagtacaaTTAGTATAGTATCAGTTCCAGTGGAAAAAGTAGCCCACATAAATACTATATCTTTCACCTAGTTCCACCACcagataaaaaaatgaatctgttcagtacttttgtttgaataaatactgtaaaactatttattttctgAGTCCCAGCTGTACTGCATGATTGGCGCTAATTagcaagtgttagcatgctaacatgctacacTAAATTGGTTACATGTAGCTCACTAGCATGTCTGTAGAAGTCTTGTTTTCAGAAAAAGGCCTAGTTCCACCTCTCTTGGAAGTATTGGACAGCATGTCAATGTCACTCTTGATGTCAAAGGCCTAACAATATCTCTCAGTTGTTTTtatagtatatttattttataaagtaTAGTaatcttctttcttcctctttattAGCGTCATCACCCATCACTGTATGTTGCTTAATAGGAGGAAATACACAAGTAG contains:
- the LOC122991662 gene encoding trace amine-associated receptor 13c-like codes for the protein MEVQDGAELCFPQLLNTSCRGPMSSGFQTVFLMILLSSFSLLTVAPNLLVIISVSHFRQLHTPTNLLLFSLAVSDFLVGLVVMPGAVIQQTSCWFLGDFMCFLCHYISFIITSSSVGNMVLVSVDRYVAICDPLHYTTRITVRRVKLYVCLCWFFSALFSIVFTKDEVTQPGKHNSCQGECVFVIDYISGLVDFVLSFIVPVTLIIILYMRVFVVAVSQARAMRSHIAAVTLQVSLTLTSKKSELKAARTLGILVVVFLICLCPYYWVSLAGYISPNTSAELFVLSLLHFNSCLNPVIYALFYPWFRKASKFIVTLQILQPGSCDANIL